GGAAGTGGTCCAGAAGAAGTACGGTGCAGCTTCGAAACAATGCAACCTGGATTTCTGCCACGAAAATGGTGCAACCCGCACATTCACCGATTATTACTTGTTCAGTCTAGCAGCCATTGTGATACTCAGTACAAAATTAAGTAATGTTAATATATAGTTAATAAACGTAACAATACGAATGCTTCGTTTCAAACGAAAATGTTTGCTACTAGAGCAACCTTACTAACTTCtttctatataatttaaaaataaactcaatGTGTGTATTCATTTTATGCTGGTTAAcattgacatatacatatgtacatatatcctactTGTTAAGGATTAATAACTGGTATCTGTCGTAATCTCTGATGTACCTaaaaaatttgttatttattgcATAATAGAAGCACATTATGACATTTTTCTTAAAATGATTGATTTTCGTTCAATAAATATCTATTGACGAATCTTCAATTAAccgcttttcaaataaaattttattcgttGACTGTTATCATAAGTTTGTCttataattactttattttttattgatattcagTGAATGTTTCTGTAAATATATTTACGTTATGATATATACAATAATGTGCAAACACATAGTACAAATATGCAAATGCTTATGTAAGTATAAATAATCTGctgtttattaataaaattaataatttattgttgaacATAGGATGTGaccaattattttcatatttatagttTACCGTTGTTACCTATTTAAGTTTTGGattgaaataaatgtattgtatgtaagAATATCGAGTTTCATTGaaataagaggctagtaataaaaaaatgaagacaatgatcaatattgaaatatttttattaaaataatcaacaaattgatAACGTTGATGGGTGAAAGCAACATAATATcactgtataaatatttaatcagtGCAAATACTATACTGCTATTGCAAATAAGCTGATTAtcgatatacacatgtatgtagctACAGGCATATTCTGATTTACTTATTGTAATTTCCATTTCTTAATTAGatagtaaatatgtatcaaGTTTTGTGCACATTGATATATAGCTGTTAGAAGTAAACAAATGTATAACTTTGTATATTCATTATAGCTGTCATACAATAACTACATTTCAATGTGAAATTATTAACAATTGGCCTTAAGTAACTTTactttattgctttttttttaatgaggATATTCTTAGGTTTTTAAGAAAAGCAATAAATCTCAAAcgtagttaaataaataatgcattaaAATGATTCCAAATTATATAGGATCAACTTatccaataaaaaaaaagacattCAATAATATGTTAGGTAtaagataaataatatatgaacaaATATATTAACCATAATCGATAACATTAacaatttcaataaactactgatttcatatcaaattttattacagGGTGTCGTCTATAcacaaaattatgtattttgattgatgtacatacatatatttttaaattaactaatAGTTTTGGCAACATTAGTGTTTTGTGATCCTAAGTGAagtatataaacatacaaaaataaatttgcaagaatatgcatatgtaaaacgaaaccaattcaatataataatatttgtaaacgTGTAAgatattttatcatataaaataacagtataataaaattaattggagGCCTGGTAACAAAACGAAGTTGAATGAAGAAATCTCAGGACCACAaagcattaaaattatatatatatatataaattctgcactaaaaaaaaagagttaatatacataaataaaaaaaaatgtttctgaATAATGAAGTAAAACTAACGTCATGTATAACAAATTTGCTTATTATTTTGGCgatatgattattattacaataatacatattatatattaaaggcAATATCATTCAGTGGATGATGCAATCAATATTTCGTTATACCCTCATAATATTACAAGCTATCCTAAGTCATCACAGCATTGGCAGTATAAAACCgcgtttttataaatttcatatcaGTCCCACTCTCATTAATTATAGAACACTAAATTAGCCACACAATCATGACACTCTGTGATTATcactaaaattaaaactattgagTCCTCCAGGAGAATGCTTAGTCCGTTTACCGCAACTGCCCCCTGATAAGGGATTTTTATTCCTATTTATTTTCTTGGAATCACCGCCGCTTTCATTATCAGAACCGACAGAATCTCTGTGCACTTGTGAGTGATTTGTAACACTATTATGGCGCACTTTAGGACTCGGCATTCCACCATCAGAACTGCAAGAATCCCGTTGAGACTTTTTCCTCTGTCGCTTGAGAGTCACTTGTTCACCGGAGAGCATCTCGTTAAAAAGTTTCTGTCTAGCGTCCCAAAAGTGAGTTTGTCTTTGTACCACATCAGGATATTTAGCATCGAAATCTGGATCTGGTGGAATGAAAAGTTCCCATCCTTTTTCGGGTTGAAAACGGGCAACAGAAGATAAGATTTCTTTAACTTCTTCAGAAGGCAATTTAACAGCTGCAGCGACTTTACGCCTATCCACATATTGACTCTTTGTAAAGAGGTATAGCTGAGAATATCaacaaattgataaatataattaaataaaaaaataacgttataataaaaaaaaaaaatcaaaacttacGACGTAATCTCTAGCTCTACACATAAGTTGATCAGAAATGCCAGAATGTTGTGATACACTTCCAGGAGGATATACCAATGACGATCGAGCAGCCCAGCGACCACCAGATAGTAGACGACCTGCTCCAGCAAGCGCGGTTAGAAGAGGCGCACCAGACAATCCAATAAGGGAACTAATCCACCCGACTGTTATTAATTTGgctgtaataaaaatgaatcgtTGACACATTGAAAATAACAAGGACATGactaaattaattcaaataaatacgtaccatcgtttaaaataattttgcattgCTCAGTTGGAGGCAGCTTTTTGATATCAGAAAGATTCACAAATTCAACATTTTCACTCTTGTTTATAGCATTGAGTTCAATGTCTTGTGGAACTAGGGTAGATAAGTATTGTGCAGCGTCTAAATTCAACGGAATCCTATCATCAGTCGTAGCAGAAGCAAAGAGCTTATGCCGCTCAAGctgtaaattattaaaaatttgattaaaaaataaaaaaactgtcgATGGATTTTcaactataaatatgtatcactAACATCAGCTTTGTCTGATTTAGGGTGCCACCAAGTAGAATCACACCACGGTTCCTCGGAACTCTTTTTTGTGAGAAAACTATATGACTTTTCTCTAGCTTTTTTAATTCGATCAGTTTCATTTCGGGCAAATGATACAGTGATCTGAGTAGCCTCAAGTTCACTGGAGGGTCCGGCTTCATCATCTATGTCTTTTTTCTCATTATCTTCATCTTTCACTCTCTTGTcttgtttatcaaaataattaaaggCAGGTCGCATTTGCaatatccctaaaaaaaatttttttataatatatggaaTACGGGTCtatgtgacgagacagaatgttaaatgacagaaaacgcaaatatcggaaggcaaagatcgaaaatcgaaagatcaaaaaaaaatggtgcatggtaaacggtacatactcacttaatttgcgcgagcaggatacaacaggaacaagaggaacatgcttttcctcccgtattctgcgcgcgcacattaatacaggaggaaaagtctgttcctcttgttcctgttgtatcatgctcgcgcaaattaagtgagtatgtaccgtttaccatgcaccatttttttttttgatctttcgatttaagatcttttgattttcgatctttgccttccgatatttgcgttttctgtcatttaacattctgtctcgtcacgaagACCGAtggaatacatatatagttttgataagtaaataataatatgaaataccATTTATTGGAGTAATGTGCAATTCACCCTCTTGCAACACAGCAATTGTATATCTACTAATATCAGCTACTGGTATGGTACTTTCGTATTGTATTTTATCCATGATACCAgatttaaaatgtatgtttttttctttctctttggTTGCCACACGATGAGGTGGctaaattattgtaaaataaattgttagcgcaaaaaaaaattaataaaaaacaacaagcCATATAAATTCTATTAAATACCTGAATACCATCAGTATTCATGGCAATTTGCTCAGCTCTAGACGTATCAAACGAATTATTGTCAGTATCTAGACCAAATTCTAATTTTACTTGTTGATGTACAGGCTTTATTTTACAATCCAAAACGGACACATCGTTCCAATTATCCTTCGCAGATTTGACgggatattgaaatatatacagtTGCTTTGCAAGAGTTTGCGACAGAAATACGggaatctaaaaaataaataaaatcatataaatatgtgaaTTTCGGTAAAAACATTAATAACAAGAGGCTTGAAAAAGGAGTAAAAACAATTGAACGTAGttgaaattttgttattttatcacTAGTGCAATATGATAACGATAATGGGCAATTTATCTTGTTCGGCCATATTGACTTATGGTAAATAAAAATACGCAATTATCaatcaaattatgtatgtatttgcgcaATGACTATTGATAGTCATATAACAAGGATACGAGTTTCGTTTACAAAATcgtttattactaaaaaaaaaaaaactcaaagagaagacctataaggggaggtaccacttcTAGTCTACTTAAAATTGACCAACACCAAGTTTCAATGTGATTAACGGTGTTGGAATCATCTGCTAAGTATACAGGCACACATTTTCTAGAAACCACTAGCACATGGTTAAAGATCgatattgaatataaatcgataaaaatgttgaggttgaattatttcacagtCACAAAAGCTATTGATTGAGCAAAAATAGGGGAGAGTTATCAGTGCTCGGCTttaaaagaaaagcaactcatCTATGGGGGGAGCAAAACACTCCATAGGGAGCGTTCAAGTTTTCAAAACATAACCTAAAAGAGGAATGTCAGTCAAGTAACCTCTTGGAGGATCGCGTCCGTTTGTGCCGGAGGGGACGCAGGCGGGTGCGGgtgcgggggcgggggcgggtgCGGGGACGGGGGCGAAGGCACGGGTGCGAGGAGTGAGGGGGCGGGGACGGGGCTGCTCCCCGCCGCCTGGTCCGCCTCCATGCGGTCACTCTGGCCGAAGACTGCGCCCCACACGTGCTAAACTCCGGCTAACTGGCTAATGGCTAATGGCTATGCCTAGTGGATAATGGCTAGTGGCCACACGACATCGCTACATACGAATACGATCGCAAATGCTCTAACACACATTCACCACGGCCATTACTTTCCTAAACTTCTCATCTTGTTCTCATGAAAAGATGATATGCACAAACCGAAAGTTTGATATCTACAGTCGAATTCACTGGAACTTTGATGGAAGGATCTTCAGTTACCATTTTGAGCTTTtcgataattaataaaaaaaaagcccattttataaaatactgttacgtacgccgcgaattaagcgaatagaatcccagagactgggtgaccgttcaaggattatctgtaacggatatctgttatcggattaactaaatgcatgcacttacttccaaagattatatccggactctaagtgcatttaggctaaacaatgaccgttattagttatttctcagaatcggtacgggagacccaatgtcgtggaaatacatatccgaatacgtgactatacaacaggtaaacagattaggcgtcctgagagatttaccctttataaggcggtacgtaggcgatatcatgtcattctggacggagcactggcaataCGTATATCTCccgaatcatcaataaatgctgtgaaacgactgttggccttttacttggatcctccacccacccctacgcaacaatactagctgaaccccggcatgcgttgcaatgccataataacgcatgcaattcccgttcccgttcccatttgtcggaaaaatgcaggtagcgaacacatttgaaattattgtgttgcaataacactcattcccgttttttttcacagtaatcttcccggacatgcatacaacaaatcctgaaagttccatcgtaatcgcttcagtggcttaggagcctatttgagacacacacacacatacagacattaatttttatatatagactagctgaaccctgcatgcgttgcaatgccacaataacgcaggcaattttcgttcccgttcctttttccgttctcgttcctgttcccgttcccattttttggaacaacgcaggcagcgaacaccctggtcgcgacgcgaaaacatttaaaattatagcgaatgacactcattcccgtttttcccgttttttcctgttttttttttcacagtaatcttcccggatatgcatacaacaaatcctgaaagttccgtcgtaatcgcttcagtggcttaagagcctattcgagacacacacacacagacatacatttttatatatacagatgTATAATTAAAACCATAATCAATTGTTTAAAAGTACGTAAATACCTGtcagtaaatttaatatttttgatgttGGGCAAATTGCGTATCAAAAACTTTGTAcacaaaaatatgtgtgtgtgggaATTGGTGAATGGATTATTTCGCATATTGCGATCGCGCAAACGAAAATTGTGAATTCGTATTATCTGGCATTcaaattctcgttagtatggtATTTCACGTATGTAAATCTCAATGgatgggtgccagatgttccgtgatcgacaTTTTAgcgacgtgcgcgagatcgtttTGCGCGGAATAGTCATCGAACCGTGAGAATTAAATGCGCATCCAATTTTTATTATCGGCAAGTTTTTTGAATTTGAGTTGAgtgcaatatttataatatagatCAGGAATTATCAAAATCGAAACCCAAATTTTCTATTGAGGtagagtattattttattacattttcgataaatacataataaaccTACGTCACGCTTTACAATACGTTATGGCCAAATAGGAAGCTGTGATTGAAATTTGAAACTTCAACTTTGACACTCCGTGAACCTTTTGTACATAGaatgcatatattattaaaaacacatttcTTTACTATGCCACATAAATGTGTTTTGAGTATTTGTTCTTCTCAAACAGCTTTATTTACCAATTTCGACTACAATTTGACGAAAACATTACGTCGAGAAATCCGCTaggttatattaaattaattttaaaagtattgatatatgtacttatttttaaCAGTGTTTCGTGTTGCATACAAaagttatgtatttttttttacaattgcaTGTAGtcgtttttaatcaaaaatatcgTTTTCTGTGGTAATCTACCAGTACCATATTTTTAGATAAGCATTTCCTGTTAaggataattttattcaaaactcaGTTTGGAATTCTCGCCACTGAAGAACAtcatgttttgttttattctgTGCAAGCTGCATAGAAGATTTTTAAGGACACGTTGCTCCACattatgttttattgttttgattttgttAGTCTTTTTTCTAGTCATAATTTGTACTaaacacttttttatttatgagaAAGTAAACCAACACCCCATATTCATATGGTGGACTTCGAATTTTACTGGCACAGAATTGTTAACATGTGCCAATAGTCATGTATGTAAATTCTCTCGCAATCGTTCTCTGAAAGACAGCGAACACGTTAAAGGATTCTTGTTTTATGGAAGTGAATTCGACGCCTTTGATTTGCCACTTCCTCGAAAAGGAAACACAAAAATTTGGGCACTACTTCACGAAGAATCTCCGCGGAACACGCCAATATTATCTCACGAACCGGCACTGGCTTTGTTTAACTATTCATCGACTATAAGCAGACACAGCCATGTACCATTGACTCTACAATATCTGAACAGAATCGATGATTTGGTGagtaacaaatattttattgaaacaaaGAAAAAGAACGAATTGTTAAAAAGCCTCTCACCAATACTGTTCATTCAATCAGATTGTGAAACATCCTCATATAGAGATTATTATGTCGAAGAACTCATGAAATATATCCCAATAGATTCATATGGTGAATGcctgaataataaaaaactgtCTGCTGAGTATAAACATGACTACTTAAATAAATTAGATGATCACGATTTTCTTACCTTTGTAAACAGATACAAATTTACGATAGCGATAGAGAATGGTATATGCGAAGATTATATTACTGAAAAATTGTGGCGACCTTTGAAAGTTGGTTCTGTTCCCATTTACATGGGTTCGCCCTCAATCCGAGACTGGCTTCCAAATCAACAATCGGCTATAGTCTTAAATGATTTTGAATCGCTCGAAGATTTGGCCGCTTACTTGAATCATTTGAATACGCATGATGAtgagtatgaaaaatatttgcaacacaaaatcaataaaaaaatcaccaatTCAAAGTTGATCGATTTTATTAAGCAACATAATGACGAAGGTGTTGAACTTTTCACCGACACCTTCCAATGTTTCATATGCAACAAACATTACGAAGAGAGTAAAATATCATCAATCCTTACTCAATCGCATTACAATTGTACTAAACCAGTACCACCATTGAAAACTTTAGATACTTGGTGGTTGAGCGAATGGTATAACTCTAAAAAAGAAGCTGAAGTACTTAATAAATTTGTGATTGAAGAAAATAGACAGAGTTTTACTAGAAAAGAATTTTTTACCAGTGTTGCTGATATTGAGAGTACAAATGTAGACGTTCATTTGTAATTAAAACAt
The nucleotide sequence above comes from Arctopsyche grandis isolate Sample6627 chromosome 4, ASM5162203v2, whole genome shotgun sequence. Encoded proteins:
- the Polr3E gene encoding RNA polymerase III subunit E: MEADQAAGSSPVPAPSLLAPVPSPPSPHPPPPPHPHPPASPPAQTDAILQEIPVFLSQTLAKQLYIFQYPVKSAKDNWNDVSVLDCKIKPVHQQVKLEFGLDTDNNSFDTSRAEQIAMNTDGIQPPHRVATKEKEKNIHFKSGIMDKIQYESTIPVADISRYTIAVLQEGELHITPINGILQMRPAFNYFDKQDKRVKDEDNEKKDIDDEAGPSSELEATQITVSFARNETDRIKKAREKSYSFLTKKSSEEPWCDSTWWHPKSDKADLERHKLFASATTDDRIPLNLDAAQYLSTLVPQDIELNAINKSENVEFVNLSDIKKLPPTEQCKIILNDAKLITVGWISSLIGLSGAPLLTALAGAGRLLSGGRWAARSSLVYPPGSVSQHSGISDQLMCRARDYVLYLFTKSQYVDRRKVAAAVKLPSEEVKEILSSVARFQPEKGWELFIPPDPDFDAKYPDVVQRQTHFWDARQKLFNEMLSGEQVTLKRQRKKSQRDSCSSDGGMPSPKVRHNSVTNHSQVHRDSVGSDNESGGDSKKINRNKNPLSGGSCGKRTKHSPGGLNSFNFSDNHRVS
- the FucTB gene encoding alpha-(1,3)-fucosyltransferase 10, with translation MKYIPIDSYGECLNNKKLSAEYKHDYLNKLDDHDFLTFVNRYKFTIAIENGICEDYITEKLWRPLKVGSVPIYMGSPSIRDWLPNQQSAIVLNDFESLEDLAAYLNHLNTHDDEYEKYLQHKINKKITNSKLIDFIKQHNDEGVELFTDTFQCFICNKHYEESKISSILTQSHYNCTKPVPPLKTLDTWWLSEWYNSKKEAEVLNKFVIEENRQSFTRKEFFTSVADIESTNVDVHL